The following proteins are co-located in the Cutaneotrichosporon cavernicola HIS019 DNA, chromosome: 3 genome:
- the ATX1 gene encoding uncharacterized protein (Heavy-metal-associated domain): protein MATTGPAYNYTVKMTCGGCSGAIERVLKKNIEAPNGYTVSLPTQRVVVYGPSLPPFETITEKIAKTGKEILSKEEIAAGAPVPPVA from the exons ATGGCA ACCACAGGCCCAGCTTACAACTACACCGTCAAGATGACGTGTGGCGGGTGCTCGGGCGCAATCGAGCGTGTCCTCAAGAAGAACATTGAGGCGC CCAACGGCTACACCGTCTCGCTCCCCAcccagcgcgtcgtcgtgtACGGCCCCTCGCTTCCCCCCTTCGAGACCATCACCGAGAAGATTGCCAAGACGGGCAAGGAGATCCTCtccaaggaggagattgcTGCCGGCGCCCCTGTTCCCCCCGTTGCGTAA